The nucleotide sequence AATCGCCCGCGTTGTCTTCAGCCAGTCGCCGCACGGTCCCTATGACTACGCGATTCCCGATGCAATACGGTCACACATCCAACCCGGGTCGCGAGTCCGTGTCCCGCTGGGGCGACGACGGGGCGGCACGATGGGCTGGTGCATTCATGTCGACATGGCTGGCAAAAGCCGCCACAAACTGCGTGAAATCAGTGAACTGCTGGACGAGGAACCTCTGTGCGATCCGGCTTTGGTTCGACTGGTCCTTTGGATCGCCCACTACTACCAGGCTCCCGCGGGACAAGTCTTCGATACGCTGATCCCTTCCAGTGTCCGAAGCAGCGCCGGCACGAAACAAAAGACGTATTTCCGGGCCGACCCCAAGGATTTGACTGAAGAAATTGTGGCGGGCCTGTCGCCCAAACAACAAGCCGTCGCCCGAATGCTGCTGGCCGCAAACGCCCCCATGACGGCGGCCCAGATCAGCATCCAAGTCGGTTGCACCGAAGACCCGATTCGGCGTCTACATAAAAAGGGACTGCTGTCCAGCGAACGCCGACGTGAACAAAACAGCGGCATGACCACCCGCTGGCAAATCAACGACGGGGAAGCGGAAAAAACACACCACCTGACCGACTCGCAATCGGACGCATTGAAACAGATCAATCAAGCCGTTGAATCGGAGAAAACCAAAGTCATGCTGCTGCATGGTGTGACCGGCAGTGGAAAAACCGAAGTCTACATCCGTGCGATCGAACACTTGGTGAAATTTGGCCGCGGCGCGATCGTGTTGGTGCCCGAAATCAGTCTGACTCCGCAAACACGAGGACGTTTCGAAAGACGCTTCGATAGCGTTGCGGTGTTGCACAGCCAGATGACGCCCGCCGAACGCCATTTCCAGTGGCAGCGTATTCGCAGCGGCGAAGTTCAAGTCGTCATCGGCCCACGCAGCGCCGTGTTCGCCCCACTGCCCAAACTGGGGCTGATCATCATCGATGAAGAACACGACGGGTCGTTCAAACAAGACACCCAGCCACGATACCACGCTCGAAAGGTGGCCATCGCTCGTGCGAATTCGCTGGGCATTCCCGTGCTGTTGGGATCCGCCACGCCGTCGCTGGAATCTTGGCATGCCACACGAACCGGCCACGCCGAACGTCTATCGCTGCCGGATCGAGTGCGTGACCGGGCCATGCCCGATGTTCAATTGGTCGACATGCGCATCAAAGACGATCGAACCGTGGGTGCGATCAGCCGCCCGCTTCACCAGGCGGTTCAAGAAACAATCCATGAAAATGGCCAATGCATTTTGCTGCTAAATCGGCGAGGGTTCGCGACCACCATCCAGTGCCCATCGTGCGGTCATGTGGTCGCGTGCCCGGATTGCGACATGCCACTGACGCACCATCGCGACGGCGGCAAAGCGATGTGCCACTACTGTGACTTTTGCATCGCGACGCCCCCATGGTGCCCGGCATGCCGATTCGACGGTATCCGATACGGAGGCCTGGGCACACAAAAACTGGAAGTCGAAGTCAAAGCACGGTTCCCCAACGCCAATGTCGCGCGGATGGACAGTGACACCATGCGGCGACCGGGCAGCCACCAAAAGGTGCTCTCGGCGTTTCGATCAGGAAAGATCGACATCCTGTTGGGAACACAAATGATCGCCAAAGGCTTGGACTTTCCCAATGTTTTGCTGGTGGGCGTGATCAACGCTGACAGTGCCCTGCACTTCCCCGACTTTCGCGCCGCCGAACGGACGTTCCAACTGGTCACCCAAGTCGCCGGACGAACCGGCCGTGGTGACCGCGGTGGTCGCGTGATCGTGCAAACCTATTCACCGGAACATCCCGCCATCCAAGCG is from Crateriforma conspicua and encodes:
- the priA gene encoding replication restart helicase PriA, which encodes MTHDFDHDPPHRNRGDDASRQVDLFDKSPPPWELVAAEETAIARVVFSQSPHGPYDYAIPDAIRSHIQPGSRVRVPLGRRRGGTMGWCIHVDMAGKSRHKLREISELLDEEPLCDPALVRLVLWIAHYYQAPAGQVFDTLIPSSVRSSAGTKQKTYFRADPKDLTEEIVAGLSPKQQAVARMLLAANAPMTAAQISIQVGCTEDPIRRLHKKGLLSSERRREQNSGMTTRWQINDGEAEKTHHLTDSQSDALKQINQAVESEKTKVMLLHGVTGSGKTEVYIRAIEHLVKFGRGAIVLVPEISLTPQTRGRFERRFDSVAVLHSQMTPAERHFQWQRIRSGEVQVVIGPRSAVFAPLPKLGLIIIDEEHDGSFKQDTQPRYHARKVAIARANSLGIPVLLGSATPSLESWHATRTGHAERLSLPDRVRDRAMPDVQLVDMRIKDDRTVGAISRPLHQAVQETIHENGQCILLLNRRGFATTIQCPSCGHVVACPDCDMPLTHHRDGGKAMCHYCDFCIATPPWCPACRFDGIRYGGLGTQKLEVEVKARFPNANVARMDSDTMRRPGSHQKVLSAFRSGKIDILLGTQMIAKGLDFPNVLLVGVINADSALHFPDFRAAERTFQLVTQVAGRTGRGDRGGRVIVQTYSPEHPAIQAASRHDYIGFTEDELVNRKKYNYPPWGSVARIIIRGTEEETTERIAEELVGRIEATRDLLKHEIRILGPAPPPIARLRGKFRFHALLQCPESGPLGETIRRACQDFRIPEKDDVQYVVDIDPMDML